The Mus caroli unplaced genomic scaffold, CAROLI_EIJ_v1.1 scaffold_21580_1, whole genome shotgun sequence genome includes a region encoding these proteins:
- the LOC110287713 gene encoding vomeronasal type-1 receptor 2-like translates to MSAHDKSLKTTDDMALQILLLCQFGIGTVANVFLFVHNISPVLTGSKQRPRQVILSHMAVANALILFLTSFPDMMAFAPRNSPTHLKCKLEYFSHLVARSTNMCSTCVLSIHQFVTLVPVNRGKAILRASVPNLTSYSCYSCWFFSVLSNIYIAIKVTGPQITDNNTDSKSKLFCFISGFSVGIFFLRIFHDGTFMSIMVWTSVSMVLLLHRHHQQMQHIFTTNQDARGQAETRATHTILMLVITFVSFYLLNFICIIFYTFSIDSRLFMSHFSKVFAAGFPTIPPLLLVFRDPKDPCSVLFNC, encoded by the coding sequence ATGTCTGCTCATGATAAATCTCTGAAAACCACCGATGACATGGCTCTTCAGATCCTCTTGCTTTGCCAGTTTGGGATTGGGACTGTGGCCAATGTCTTTCTGTTTGTCCATAATATCTCTCCAGTCTTGACTGGTTCTAAACAGAGGCCCAGGCAGGTGATTTTAAGCCACATGGCTGTGGCCAATGCCTTGATTCTCTTCCTCACTTCATTTCCAGACATGATGGCTTTTGCTCCAAGAAATTCTCCAACTCACCTCAAATGTAAATTAGAATACTTTAGTCACCTGGTGGCAAGAAGCACAAACATGTGTTCCACCTGTGTCCTGAGTATCCATCAGTTTGTCACTCTTGTTCCTGTTAATAGAGGTAAAGCTATACTCAGAGCAAGTGTCCCAAACTTGACGAGTTATTCTTGTTATAGTTGTTGgttcttcagtgtcttaagtAATATCTACATTGCAATTAAGGTCACTGGTCCACAGATAACAGACAATAACACTGACTCTAAAAGCAAgttgttctgtttcatttctggATTCAGTGTAGGCATTTTCTTCTTGCGGATTTTCCATGATGGTACATTCATGAGCATCATGGTCTGGACCAGTGTCTCCATGGTACTTCTCCTCCATAGACATCACCAGCAAATGCAGCATATCTTTACTACCAATCAGGATGCCAGAGGCCAAGCTGAGACCAGAGCAACCCATACTATCCTGATGCTGGTGATCACATTTGTTAGCTTTTATcttctaaattttatttgtatcatCTTTTACACCTTTTCTATAGATTCTCGTCTCTTCATGAGTCATTTCAGTAAAGTTTTTGCTGCAGGCTTCCCCACTATCCCTCCCTTACTGTTGGTCTTCAGAGATCCTAAGGATCCTTGTTCTGTGCTCTTCAACTGTTGA